The following are from one region of the Candidatus Obscuribacterales bacterium genome:
- a CDS encoding TniQ family protein yields MTCSNTNHPNQSTQNTQTQSSQNTATPTQSIRPWLFEVEPYPDESFSHFLGRFRRANCLSGSHLSSMLGERSHVVTYWESPSRQRRPNRLQLQQLSQMSGVAIARLQQMWSSADTRLHWPTRLCPDCYAHKPWHRLSWQQAEHPQCDQHPRSLLSCCPRCEHPLRLPSQWAIGECDRCQLPFSQMAQRG; encoded by the coding sequence ATGACGTGTTCCAACACGAACCACCCCAACCAAAGCACTCAAAACACTCAAACCCAATCGTCTCAAAACACTGCCACTCCCACTCAATCTATCCGTCCTTGGTTATTTGAAGTAGAGCCTTATCCCGACGAAAGTTTCAGTCACTTCCTCGGGCGCTTTCGCCGCGCCAATTGCCTGAGCGGAAGTCATCTGTCATCGATGCTAGGAGAGCGATCGCACGTTGTAACGTATTGGGAAAGTCCGTCCCGTCAGCGTCGTCCCAACCGATTGCAACTGCAGCAGCTTTCCCAGATGAGTGGCGTGGCGATCGCACGACTTCAGCAGATGTGGTCAAGTGCCGACACCCGATTGCATTGGCCCACCCGCCTGTGTCCAGATTGTTATGCCCATAAACCCTGGCATCGGTTGAGCTGGCAACAAGCCGAACACCCACAATGTGACCAACACCCGCGATCGCTACTATCTTGCTGTCCGCGATGTGAGCATCCCCTTCGCTTACCCAGCCAATGGGCGATCGGCGAGTGCGATCGCTGTCAGTTACCCTTCTCGCAGATGGCACAAAGAGGGTAA